Proteins from a genomic interval of Cygnus olor isolate bCygOlo1 chromosome 9, bCygOlo1.pri.v2, whole genome shotgun sequence:
- the P2RY1 gene encoding P2Y purinoceptor 1 — MTEALISAALNGTEPNLLSGSGWSAGNATTKCSLTKTGFQFYYLPTVYILVFITGFLGNSVAIWMFVFHMRPWSGISVYMFNLALADFLYVLTLPALIFYYFNKTDWIFGDIMCKLQRFIFHVNLYGSILFLTCISVHRYTGVVHPLKSLGRLKKKNAVYISSLVWVIVVAVISPILFYSGTGIRRNKTITCYDTTTDDYLRSYFIYSMCTTVFMFCIPFIVILGCYGLIVKALIYKDLDNSPLRRKSIYLVIIVLTVFAVSYLPFHVMKTLNLRARVDFQTPQMCAFNDKVYATYQVTRGLASLNSCVDPILYFLAGDTFRRRLSRATRKSSRRSEHNVQSKSEEMTLNILSEYKQNGDTSL, encoded by the coding sequence ATGACCGAAGCcctcatctctgctgctttgaaTGGAACTGAACCCAACCTGTTGTCCGGCAGCGGCTGGTCGGCGGGAAATGCCACCACCAAGTGCTCCCTGACCAAAACCGGCTTCCAGTTCTACTACCTGCCCACCGTCTACATTCTAGTCTTTATCACTGGATTTTTGGGAAACAGCGTGGCGATCTGGATGTTTGTCTTCCACATGAGGCCTTGGAGCGGCATCTCGGTTTACATGTTCAACCTGGCGTTGGCCGACTTCTTGTATGTCTTGACGCTGCCCGCCCTCATCTTCTACTACTTCAATAAAACCGACTGGATCTTCGGGGATATCATGTGCAAACTGCAGAGGTTCATTTTCCACGTGAACCTCTATGgcagtattttgtttctaacaTGCATCAGCGTGCACAGGTACACGGGTGTCGTGCACCCCCTGAAGTCGCTCGGGAGGCTGAAGAAGAAGAACGCCGTTTACATCAGCAGCCTGGTCTGGGTCATCGTGGTGGCTGTGATTTCGCCGATACTCTTCTACTCGGGAACAGGGataaggagaaataaaaccatTACGTGCTACGACACCACGACCGATGATTACCTGAGAAGTTACTTCATTTACAGCATGTGCACCACGGTGTTTATGTTCTGCATCCCGTTCATAGTGATTCTTGGCTGTTATGGACTAATTGTGAAAGCTTTGATTTACAAAGATTTGGACAACTCTCCTCTTAGGAGGAAGTCGATTTACCTGGTTATTATTGTGTTGACAGTCTTTGCTGTGTCGTATCTTCCCTTCCACGTGATGAAGACCTTAAATCTAAGAGCCAGAGTGGATTTTCAGACTCCACAAATGTGTGCCTTCAACGATAAGGTTTATGCCACTTACCAAGTGACGAGGGGTCTGGCCAGCCTCAACAGCTGTGTAGACCCCATTCTTTATTTCCTGGCAGGTGACACCTTTCGAAGGCGGCTTTCCAGGGCAACCAGGAAATCATCCAGAAGAAGTGAACACAATGTGCAGTCCAAAAGTGAGGAAATGACTCTCAATATTTTATCAGAGTATAAGCAGAATGGAGAT